AGATTTGATACGAAGTATTAAAAGGTATAACAGCCTGTTCGACGAGCCTTGGTTTTATAAGAATGATGGAGTGTCAGGTCGCATTGACCAGACGATATTGCATAAATGTCAATTTGTTTGTCATCGTCTTTGTATTTGTCTCGGGGATCTGGCGAGGTATCTAGAGTTGTATGAAAAGCCCAGCCATGATCAGAGAAACTGGGCTGTTGCTGCAGGTTACTACTTAGAAGCTGCTAAGATATATCCTGATGGTGGAAACCCACAAAATCAGGTACTTTCCTAGTCCCGTCTCACGTGTTATAAAAATCTTAACACAGAAATCCACAAAGACTCACCGTTCACAAACATATCGTGGAATATTATATTTGTCATTGTGATGCTTCCTAGTTGGCAGTGCTGGCAACATACATTGGAAAAGAATTCCTTGCTTTATACCATTGTATTAGAAGCTTGGCTGTTAAAGAACCTTTCCCGGACGCTTTGCAAAACCTAATGTTGCTCTTTGAAAGGGTATGCACTATGCAGTGTGAATTCAATTGCTCTTTTTTATTCCTTTTTCCATTTTTACGGTTGGCATTTGAATGTTCCGTGTTTTAATCTTGCAGAACAGGTCAAGTAACATTGCATCCCTGACAAATGAGGAGTTTGATTTCTGCAAGCCATCAGATTGGATTTCTAAGTCTTCCAAGGACCGTACAAATAAAATTTCCACGAGCTGCAGAACATCGAAAGTTACAGAATGTGATCCGTCTGCTGCAACTCCTGCAAGTGATTTATGGACTCTTTTCATCAGGATGACTAGTTTCTTCTTCTTGGAGTCACGGTATTATACTACTACACTGCATTCGACACATCATTTAAACTGATGACAGATTTGTTATCTTATTGTGTTCACGTCCTTGGCGATACTATTTTTAGCCAATCTGCTGTTCTAGTTAATTCTTTTTTCCATTTCAAACGAAGCCGAATATTCAATGTTTCTCTGAGAAAGTTTATATACGGAGTATGTTTCTTAGTAAGTTCCGCTGTTTTATTGCAGGTTAGAAAGCTTTGCCAGCACTTTCACTTCCGCTTTAAGAGAATTCGAGGCACTTCTAGCACTTGATGTTGGTAATCTGAGTTCAGCATTACAATCCTACCAAAATATGAACTTATTAAAGGCGGGTCCTTATCGGGCCTTACACGTCATTTCTGTGCTACTCTTTGTTATCTACAACTTAACAGTAGATCCTGACCGAAAGATATGGAAGCCAACGGAAAATGGACAACAGTCTGAACTGGTGAGCTTGGCTTTGACTGTGACTTTTACATTCATGGGTCGTCTTGTTGATCGATGTTTGATGGGCAGTCCCGTTGTTTACTTCCCGGTTTTACCCGCTGTGCTTGTATTTGTTGAGTGGTTGGTGGATCCTGCGGTAAAACTTGACGCTCTTGACGAGAAGTGTGAAAAGTCAGTATCCTACTTCTTTGATTCCTTTGTTAAACTTCTGCAACATCTCCAAGAAAACACGGCTCAGTTCGACTCACCGTGTAATGTTGCTTTATGGGAAGACTATGAATTAAGAGGATTCATACCGTTGTCTACCATCCACGAGTCGTTGGATTTTTCAAGTCATTGGGAGGATGAAATAAACTataaaatgaagaacaagtaccGTGCTCATCGCATCATTCAAGCCGCAATCAGGATTGCTCAGAGATTCAACGACGATTCTCGTAAATGGCTCGTATATAATAGGTCGAGTAAAAAGTTTACGCATGGGGAAGAGCCGAATAtgatggaagaagaagaggacaTTGTGTTTAAGCCAATCGCACGTCATAATTCGGAACCAATAACAATAATGGACGGAGAGATTCTAGAAGCGTCTGACGAGTGCTTGCGGCGTGCCTCTTCATTACTCGTAGCACAAAATAGAGCTTTAATCGAC
This sequence is a window from Silene latifolia isolate original U9 population chromosome 8, ASM4854445v1, whole genome shotgun sequence. Protein-coding genes within it:
- the LOC141596098 gene encoding nonsense-mediated mRNA decay factor SMG7-like; this encodes MPTDNLRDTRKKRAWFAQVSEVEKQLWARIQSHGVLDKGVKDLYRKTCSIYEKLFLSDNELQELQNIEYLLWRLHYKHIDEFRKIICQSKANEAKSDSTVKNVNVHKEGFRLFLSEATKFYQDLIRSIKRYNSLFDEPWFYKNDGVSGRIDQTILHKCQFVCHRLCICLGDLARYLELYEKPSHDQRNWAVAAGYYLEAAKIYPDGGNPQNQLAVLATYIGKEFLALYHCIRSLAVKEPFPDALQNLMLLFERNRSSNIASLTNEEFDFCKPSDWISKSSKDRTNKISTSCRTSKVTECDPSAATPASDLWTLFIRMTSFFFLESRLESFASTFTSALREFEALLALDVGNLSSALQSYQNMNLLKAGPYRALHVISVLLFVIYNLTVDPDRKIWKPTENGQQSELVSLALTVTFTFMGRLVDRCLMGSPVVYFPVLPAVLVFVEWLVDPAVKLDALDEKCEKSVSYFFDSFVKLLQHLQENTAQFDSPCNVALWEDYELRGFIPLSTIHESLDFSSHWEDEINYKMKNKYRAHRIIQAAIRIAQRFNDDSRKWLVYNRSSKKFTHGEEPNMMEEEEDIVFKPIARHNSEPITIMDGEILEASDECLRRASSLLVAQNRALIDSLISSSPTISTSMVSESVIAAGPPSLSSWVLSGDITKSRGPGKTVLESIAEDTPSEPLLNPGAVGVSCSSPVFGPQSGRTAENPDFDKRSPGIPTSINHSSPFAATNFPKYPAHDIQKADDPSGFGLLDHWSRNDPLASLPTVYCEGTPPLFNPSPSLLHGLHEQRRDIHISEPRPLLQYLKQREWQLQQESRFTGSYVQK